In Solanum pennellii chromosome 7, SPENNV200, the following are encoded in one genomic region:
- the LOC107026574 gene encoding protein CTR9 homolog — MYRVLFQHNANLYAANGAGVVLAEKGQFDISKDLFTQVQEAASGNVFVQMPDVWINLAHVHFAQGNFALAVKMYQNCLRKFYHNTDSQVLLYLARTHYEAEQWQDCKKTLLRAIHLAPSNYTLRFDTGVALQKFSASTLQKTKRTVDEVRATVAELKNAVRLFSLLSAASNLHVHGFDEKKIETHVGYCKHLLEAAKVHCEAAEREDQQNKQRIELARQVTLAEENRRKAEEQRKYQLERRKQEDELKQVMQQEQHLERIKEQWKSSTPASKRKDRPQNEDDEGGHGERRRKKGGKRRKRDKKSHYEYEEAEAEMDDQEEMDDVDRNRNDEESYDQTNDHDDQAENNPQDLLAAAGLEDSDAEDDTVVPSSNASRRRQALSESDEDEPLQRQGSEGEDGENVAADDDE, encoded by the exons ATGTACCGG GTTCTCTTCCAGCATAATGCAAATCTCTATGCTGCAAATGGTGCTGGTGTTGTTTTGGCAGAAAAAGGTCAATTTGATATTTCAAAGGATCTTTTCACACAG GTTCAAGAAGCTGCCAGTGGAAATGTTTTCGTCCAGATGCCTGATGTGTGGATTAATCTTGCACATGTTCACTTTGCTCAAGGCAACTTTGCATTGGCTGTGAAAATG TACCAAAATTGCTTGCGGAAATTTTATCATAATACCGACAGTCAGGTGCTTCTTTATTTAGCAAGAACACATTATGAAGCTGAACAGTGGCAGgattgtaaaaagactttattAAGAGCCATCCACTTAGCACCTTCAAATTATACGTTGAGATTTGACACTGGTGTGGCACTACAGAAATTTTCAGCCTCAACGTTACAAAAGACCAAGCGGACTGTTGATGAG GTGAGGGCAACAGTTGCAGAGCTGAAGAATGCAGTTCGCTTATTCAGTCTATTGTCTGCAGCTTCAAATCTTCAtgttcatggatttgatgagaAAAAAATCGAAACTCATGTTGGATACTGCAAGCATTTGCTTGAGGCTGCAAAAGTTCATTGCGAGGCAGCTGAGCGTGAAGATCAACAGAATAAGCAGAGAATAGAACTTGCTCGTCAGGTCACATTAGCTGAAGAAAATCGTAGAAAAGCCGAGGAACAGAGAAAATATCAA CTTGAGAGACGAAAACAAGAGGATGAACTCAAGCAAGTGATGCAGCAAGAGCAGCATTTAGAGCGTATTAAG GAACAATGGAAAAGCAGTACTCCTGCCTCTAAGCGGAAAGACAGGCCCCAGAATGAAGATGACGAGGGCGGGCATGGTGAGAGGAGGAGGAAGAAAGGTGGGAAGCGGAGAAAGAGGGACAAGAAGTCTCATTACGAATATGAGGAAGCAGAAGCTGAGATGGATGATCAGGAAGAAATGGATGATGTTGACCGTAACAGAAATGATGAAGAATCTTATGATCAAACAAATGATCATGATGATCAAGCAGAGAATAATCCACAGGATCTACTTGCAGCAGCTGGACTTGAAGATTCCGATGCCGAGGATGACACT GTTGTACCTTCATCAAATGCAAGTCGGCGAAGGCAGGCACTGTCAGAATCAGATGAGGACGAGCCATTGCAGAGGCAGGGAAGTGAGGGAGAAGATGGAGAAAATGTTGCTGCAGATGATGATGAATGA